The Candidatus Thermoplasmatota archaeon genome has a segment encoding these proteins:
- a CDS encoding 30S ribosomal protein S15, translating into MARMHSRKKGKSSSKHPIERKHPQWGLGPKEIEKKIIKMAEEGKSPSMIGIVLRDGYGVPDIKAATGKKLDKILKEHDLLPDVPEDLDNLLTKREKLKDHLSANPRDIHNKRKLQLIESKIRRLIKYYSREGRISDKVSL; encoded by the coding sequence ATGGCAAGGATGCATTCAAGGAAAAAGGGAAAGTCATCTTCAAAGCATCCCATAGAAAGGAAGCACCCTCAGTGGGGACTTGGCCCAAAGGAAATCGAGAAAAAGATAATCAAGATGGCAGAAGAAGGAAAAAGTCCGTCCATGATAGGGATCGTTCTCAGAGATGGATATGGCGTGCCAGATATAAAGGCTGCAACCGGGAAAAAACTCGATAAAATCTTGAAAGAACATGACCTGTTGCCAGATGTGCCCGAAGATCTAGATAATCTCCTCACCAAAAGAGAAAAACTTAAAGATCATTTATCGGCAAATCCAAGGGACATTCACAACAAAAGAAAACTCCAACTCATAGAATCCAAGATAAGGCGTCTTATTAAGTACTATAGTAGAGAAGGCAGAATTTCGGATAAAGTTTCTCTGTAA
- a CDS encoding 50S ribosomal protein L40e, with product MAKFPEAEARLLNKLICMKCGARNAPRAERCRKCDSKDLRSKSRWA from the coding sequence ATGGCAAAATTTCCAGAGGCAGAAGCAAGACTGCTAAACAAGCTCATATGTATGAAATGTGGCGCCAGAAACGCACCAAGAGCAGAGAGATGCAGAAAATGCGATTCCAAGGATTTACGTTCGAAATCGAGATGGGCTTAA
- a CDS encoding DNA topoisomerase I encodes MKMLVICEKDMAARRIAYILSNGKVSTSRLNGIPYYMFNGDEWRVIGLRGHIIKLDYPQQYNRWDGISPLKLVDIEPIKKVSNRNIADALKKLAEGVDRVIVATDYDREGELIGVEGLEILPKKFDAERAKFSSLIPQEIKKTFDNPARVDYNLAESAEARRIIDLAWGASLTRFISLASNQLGRDFLSVGRVQSPTLALIVDKEKEIEKFIPVPYWMIGADMISNEIQFTAYHAHGKFWEKEKADAIYDKIKGITKGRVTLYQRERKEEYPPSPFDTTSFLREASRLGFTAASAMKIAESLYMKGLISYPRTDNTVYPPGMQIRAILGKLRNAFPEEVRKVIENGRKTPTKGKKISHDHPPIHPVDAADKTKMDVRDWKLYELITRRFLATLSKNAVVEVSKAEIDVGGEQFAADGYEIIEKNWKEIYTYLKTSEQILKLKEGEEIDVIAIKKMKKETKPPGRYSQGSLLAEMEKNNLGTKSTRHEIIEKLYYRNYIKGKRIMPTLAGRAVIEALEKNAEIITKPDMTAELEKEMNEIAERKKSLKQVVDESRDLLRRAIKMMEERKDAIGKVIKDAMSKQNFAGKCNKCGGDLTIIKSRKGKRFIGCSNFPKCNNSYPLPQKGNVIFEGGCCQYCGAPIVTIIYKRKWKKCVNPGCKSNSS; translated from the coding sequence ATGAAGATGCTTGTAATATGCGAGAAAGATATGGCTGCCAGAAGAATAGCATATATCCTGTCAAATGGGAAGGTTAGCACATCGAGGTTGAATGGGATCCCCTATTATATGTTTAATGGCGATGAATGGAGGGTTATAGGATTGAGGGGGCACATCATAAAATTGGATTATCCTCAGCAATACAACAGATGGGACGGAATTTCTCCATTGAAATTGGTTGATATAGAGCCGATAAAAAAGGTAAGCAACAGGAATATAGCCGATGCTCTCAAAAAGCTGGCTGAAGGGGTGGACAGGGTAATAGTTGCAACTGATTATGACCGGGAAGGCGAGCTTATAGGGGTGGAAGGACTTGAAATTTTACCGAAAAAATTTGATGCGGAAAGGGCAAAATTCAGTTCTCTTATACCCCAGGAAATTAAAAAAACATTTGACAACCCTGCCCGTGTGGATTACAACCTGGCGGAATCCGCAGAGGCAAGACGGATAATCGACCTTGCATGGGGGGCAAGCCTGACGAGGTTTATATCCCTTGCATCAAATCAACTTGGCAGGGATTTTTTGTCGGTTGGGCGTGTCCAGTCTCCAACCCTCGCATTGATAGTGGATAAGGAAAAAGAAATAGAAAAGTTTATTCCCGTGCCCTACTGGATGATAGGGGCAGATATGATTTCCAATGAAATTCAATTTACAGCTTATCACGCCCATGGAAAATTTTGGGAGAAAGAAAAGGCAGATGCGATATACGATAAAATAAAGGGAATAACTAAAGGGAGGGTAACACTATATCAGAGGGAGAGGAAGGAAGAATATCCGCCATCTCCTTTTGACACGACTTCTTTTCTGCGCGAGGCATCCAGGCTCGGTTTCACCGCTGCATCTGCAATGAAAATAGCAGAATCGCTTTACATGAAGGGGCTGATATCATATCCCCGTACAGATAATACCGTTTATCCGCCCGGCATGCAGATAAGAGCCATACTCGGAAAACTCAGAAATGCCTTTCCTGAGGAGGTAAGGAAGGTAATTGAAAACGGCAGAAAGACGCCCACGAAGGGCAAAAAGATAAGTCATGACCATCCGCCCATACATCCTGTAGATGCTGCCGATAAAACAAAGATGGACGTAAGGGATTGGAAACTATATGAACTGATAACCAGAAGGTTTCTTGCAACTCTCTCAAAGAATGCTGTTGTGGAAGTATCAAAGGCGGAAATCGATGTCGGCGGTGAGCAGTTTGCGGCCGATGGATATGAAATCATTGAAAAAAACTGGAAAGAAATTTACACCTACCTGAAGACCAGCGAACAAATTTTGAAATTAAAAGAAGGAGAAGAAATTGATGTCATCGCGATAAAAAAGATGAAGAAGGAGACCAAACCTCCGGGCAGGTACAGCCAGGGCTCTCTGTTGGCAGAGATGGAAAAGAATAACCTAGGCACTAAATCAACAAGGCATGAAATCATAGAGAAGCTTTATTACAGGAATTACATAAAAGGGAAAAGAATAATGCCCACTCTCGCCGGCAGGGCGGTTATAGAAGCTCTGGAAAAAAATGCGGAAATAATAACAAAGCCTGACATGACAGCTGAGCTGGAGAAAGAAATGAACGAAATAGCGGAAAGAAAGAAAAGTTTGAAACAAGTTGTTGATGAGTCCAGGGATTTGCTGAGGAGAGCAATCAAAATGATGGAAGAGAGGAAAGATGCCATAGGGAAGGTCATAAAAGATGCCATGTCTAAACAGAATTTTGCTGGGAAATGCAATAAATGTGGCGGCGACCTCACTATAATAAAATCCCGGAAGGGAAAGCGATTTATTGGATGTTCTAATTTTCCAAAGTGCAATAACAGCTATCCACTGCCGCAGAAGGGCAACGTAATTTTTGAAGGAGGCTGCTGCCAGTATTGCGGTGCTCCGATTGTAACGATAATTTATAAGAGAAAATGGAAAAAATGTGTGAATCCCGGGTGTAAATCCAATAGTAGTTAA
- a CDS encoding DHH family phosphoesterase produces MEFERAAKHASELVLSMPKNSCIRVISHCDADGVASAAIMAISLARAGYGFHISIKKTGPSITDGMDNEENDLAIFCDIGSTNLEELERLKCRVILCDHHMAKGKMSNGINLNARLYGMNGSTEVCGATATFVLSLAMDSNNADLAQLAISGAIGDKQDKGGFTGYNKKILENAVEAGYIQMKEEVVFSQEKSLMDALEQSIEPYFTGFSGNGVIRFLQNLGIDPLKKIIELDEKEKKKLLSALTLKLVEQGAETVSLTRFVPYGKNYGNLYDLTSKLNACARENEESIGIALCLGNSQSIKKVEKIQARYRETIRHEIKELEKEKPGEMSHLSYFHTKKSPLNGVIAGLAMQYLPNFSKDKPVIALSVKDEKVDVSGRSSEKLVNEGFDLAEGMYTAANSVGGSGGGHPVAAGASILPGKEKEFLEGLNEVLKRKK; encoded by the coding sequence ATGGAATTTGAGCGGGCAGCAAAGCATGCATCCGAACTTGTGCTCTCAATGCCAAAGAACTCCTGCATCCGTGTGATTTCCCATTGCGATGCAGACGGTGTAGCTTCCGCTGCCATCATGGCCATTTCCCTTGCAAGGGCTGGATACGGCTTTCACATATCCATAAAAAAAACAGGCCCAAGCATCACAGATGGAATGGATAATGAAGAAAATGACCTGGCCATATTTTGCGATATAGGAAGTACAAATCTGGAAGAACTGGAGAGATTGAAATGCAGGGTCATACTCTGCGACCATCACATGGCTAAGGGCAAGATGTCCAATGGCATAAACCTGAACGCGCGCCTTTACGGTATGAACGGCAGCACGGAAGTATGCGGTGCTACTGCCACTTTCGTCCTTTCTCTTGCCATGGACAGCAACAATGCAGACCTGGCCCAGCTTGCAATTTCCGGTGCGATAGGTGATAAGCAGGATAAAGGAGGCTTTACGGGGTACAATAAAAAAATTCTGGAAAATGCTGTTGAGGCCGGTTACATACAGATGAAAGAAGAGGTGGTTTTTTCTCAGGAAAAGAGCTTGATGGATGCCCTGGAGCAGTCCATTGAACCGTATTTTACGGGCTTTTCAGGTAACGGAGTTATACGCTTTCTTCAGAATCTGGGAATTGACCCGTTAAAAAAAATTATTGAATTGGATGAAAAAGAAAAGAAAAAACTTCTGTCGGCATTAACACTCAAACTTGTTGAGCAGGGTGCTGAAACGGTGAGCTTAACTCGCTTCGTGCCCTACGGAAAAAATTATGGGAATTTATATGATTTGACATCAAAATTAAATGCCTGTGCTCGCGAGAATGAGGAATCCATTGGTATTGCACTATGCCTTGGTAACAGCCAGTCCATAAAAAAAGTGGAAAAAATACAGGCACGATACAGGGAAACGATAAGGCATGAAATAAAAGAACTTGAAAAAGAAAAGCCGGGGGAAATGTCACATTTAAGTTACTTTCATACAAAAAAATCCCCGCTTAACGGTGTCATTGCTGGATTGGCCATGCAATATCTTCCCAACTTCAGCAAGGATAAGCCCGTTATCGCTCTTTCCGTTAAGGATGAAAAAGTTGATGTATCTGGGAGAAGCAGCGAAAAATTGGTGAATGAAGGATTTGACCTGGCAGAAGGCATGTATACAGCAGCAAATTCTGTCGGCGGAAGCGGCGGCGGGCATCCCGTGGCGGCTGGTGCGAGCATACTGCCCGGGAAAGAAAAAGAATTTCTGGAAGGATTGAATGAAGTTCTGAAGAGGAAAAAATGA
- a CDS encoding type II toxin-antitoxin system RelE/ParE family toxin: MEIFIHPRVKKYLDESGEKERLIKHLKKLADDPYNKRSGADVKRLKGKKHDMYRLRVGDYRFEYFIDEEKVWIDNAFKRGGGYR, encoded by the coding sequence ATGGAAATATTTATCCATCCCCGAGTTAAAAAATATCTTGATGAAAGTGGGGAGAAAGAGAGATTAATAAAACATCTTAAAAAATTAGCTGATGATCCATATAATAAAAGAAGTGGTGCTGACGTCAAGAGATTAAAAGGAAAAAAACACGATATGTATAGACTGAGAGTGGGTGACTATAGATTTGAATATTTTATAGATGAAGAAAAAGTCTGGATAGATAATGCCTTTAAAAGAGGCGGAGGTTATAGATAA
- a CDS encoding BfmA/BtgA family mobilization protein: MATTIQVKKETREKLKHFGHKAESYNDIIERLMAYFEELNIEELIDERWKRLQKEKDQYIPLDEV, encoded by the coding sequence ATGGCAACAACCATTCAAGTTAAAAAAGAAACAAGAGAAAAATTAAAACACTTTGGACATAAAGCCGAATCCTACAATGATATAATCGAAAGATTGATGGCTTACTTTGAAGAATTAAACATCGAAGAATTAATAGACGAAAGGTGGAAAAGACTACAGAAAGAAAAAGATCAATACATCCCCCTGGATGAGGTATAA